Proteins from a genomic interval of Montipora capricornis isolate CH-2021 unplaced genomic scaffold, ASM3666992v2 scaffold_455, whole genome shotgun sequence:
- the LOC138036060 gene encoding uncharacterized protein, whose amino-acid sequence MESLDSEVLSHFMKGQHVMHHIPGIWNGIWSDMYIETTFMRYGHAPGGIIGITLKPEALKTWALGLHICSRLEEDISDIVNGDAQSTQDTHKEETKARIASDGKDRQSIRKKLDLCVDPLDTGSHPVNIVNIVTGQIADSSVNVQDALAIGKKSMKEFEGGWPEGFSGPISKKVKTIADCHKFIKVGSKKVFDTTVIYSRVIGVQASSREIDIEKVISHELAPVPTSMFHDDGSMRICKGKSDLKKRLAIETSPRQCNSVNAVVLDGSAILWIVHWPAKGAVVDYIENFKKFLVKKLEDSDVYLIFDRYPDYSTKSVTRDARECTASRVFQLSEQAPLPPQNVILTVSKNKVQLMSMICSNITKDKTFHSQHSARHKLVITGSDLVPTEIHHGATKARHDMRTSHEEADNIIVQQAIKCAEEQPRLSTVIIADDTDVFVLLLYHYLNEKLTSPMFMVSPIQQRSTIDIRATVQAHQKIIPSLLGAHALSGCDTVPTYYGIGKGTVIRTLLAAPDSLSLLGCLDATLSDVVDQATTFIGACYSKNIKDTTMSGFRYKVWAAKFGKTSSSTPKIETLPPSTEAFTQNVKRAHLQACVWKEAVCSDPPDVDPVNFGYSRHEPSKSLLPVTVPADVPLAPDEIMKLIKCSCEGPSPCRTQRCSCSRLKLPCTLFCKCNAGSECLNDLTKTVTSQPDVRN is encoded by the exons ATGGAAAGCTTGGACAGTGAGGTTTTGTCGCACTTCATGAAAGGACAACATGTCATGCACCACATTCCCGGTATCTGGAATGGAATTTGGAGCGACATGTACATTGAGACCACGTTCATGCGTTATGGTCACGCTCCGGGTGGCATCATAGGCATCACACTTAAGCCAGAGGCTTTGAAGACGTGGGCTCTTGGTCTTCATATTTGTAGCCGATTAGAGGAGGACATTTCCGATATTGTAAACGGGGATGCCCAAAGCACCCAAGACACCCACAAAGAGGAGACCAAGGCAAGAATCGCCTCTGATGGCAAAGATCGTCAAAGCATCAGGAAGAAGTTAGACTTGTGCGTCGATCCATTGGATACAGGATCCCATCCGGTGAATATTGTGAACATTGTTACAGGGCAGATTGCAGACAGCTCAGTTAACGTCCAGGACGCACTAGCGATTGGCAAAAAGTCAATGAAGGAGTTCGAAGGTGGATGGCCAGAAGGGTTTAGTGGACCCATTTCAAAGAAGGTCAAGACCATTGCCGACTGTCACAAGTTCATTAAAGTTGGTTCAAAGAAGGTATTCGACACAACTGTTATATACAGCCGAGTTATAGGAGTCCAAGCCAGCTCACGAGAGATTGACATAGAGAAAGTGATCAGTCATGAACTGGCTCCAGTGCCAACTTCTATGTTTCACGACGATGGCAGCATGAGAATATGTAAAGGAAAGTCCGACCTCAAGAAGCGGCTGGCAATAGAGACATCGCCACGACAATGCAATTCAGTAAATGCTGTTGTACTTGATGGATCGGCAATCCTGTGGATCGTTCATTGGCCAGCTAAGGGAGCTGTTGTGGACTACATCGAGAATTTCAAGAAGTTTCTAGTGAAGAAGCTCGAAGATTCAGACGTGTATCTGATTTTTGATCGATACCCTGACTACAGCACCAAGAGCGTGACTCGCGATGCAAGGGAATGTACAGCTAGCAGAGTGTTCCAGCTTTCTGAACAAGCCCCTTTGCCACCCCAGAACGTGATATTGACTGTTTCCAAGAACAAGGTTCAACTGATGTCTATGATCTGCAGTAACATTACAAAGGACAAGACCTTCCACTCTCAGCATTCAGCTCGGCACAAACTAGTGATCACag gTAGTGATCTGGTCCCTACAGAGATCCATCATGGAGCTACAAAAGCGAGGCATGACATGAGAACCTCACACGAAGAGGCCGACAACATTATAGTTCAG CAAGCTATCAAGTGCGCAGAAGAGCAACCGCGGTTATCCACAGTCATAATTGCTGATGACACAGATGTGTTTGTCTTACTTCTGTATCACTACCTAAACGAAAAACTTACTTCGCCGATGTTCATGGTCTCCCCGATCCAACAGCGATCCACCATCGACATCAGAGCCACCGTCCAAGCACATCAAAAGATCATCCCTTCCTTACTGGGAGCACATGCCTTGTCAGGGTGTGATACCGTCCCAACATACTATGGCATTGGAAAAGGTACCGTCATTCGAACCCTACTAGCGGCTCCAGACTCGCTTAGCCTCCTTGGCTGTCTTGATGCAACGCTCTCTGATGTTGTCGATCAAGCTACCACATTTATTGGCGCATGCTATAGCAAGAACATCAAAGACACAACAATGTCAGGTTTCCGCTACAAAGTTTGGGCGGCCAAGTTTGGAAAAACATCAAGCTCAACGCCGAAGATCGAGACCCTGCCACCCTCGACAGAGGCATTTACCCAGAATGTAAAGAGAGCTCATCTTCAAGCATGTGTATGGAAAGAAGCAGTGTGTAGTGATCCTCCAGACGTTGACCCAGTCAACTTTGGTTACTCCAGACACGAACCTTCAAAGTCATTACTGCCGGTAACTGTCCCAGCTGATGTCCCTCTCGCCCCAGATGAGATAATGAAGCTGATCAAATGTAGCTGTGAGGGACCAAGTCCATGCAGAACACAGAGATGTAGTTGCAGTCGCCTCAAATTACCTTGCACTCTGTTTTGCAAGTGTAATGCTGGAAGTGAATGTCTGAACGACCTAACCAAAACCGTAACTTCACAACCTGATGTGCGGAATTGA
- the LOC138036057 gene encoding uncharacterized protein, with the protein MTEDRCLFEETFGCQSKKDQISKAGPTRIATIINFSKEYQDGIHIDLSERLNLDPNLVIHCHRSCVSTYTSKHHLQRHKKRSADESPCMPSRKKRRSDASPFRFKEHCIFCGEICNLQKDKKHPDRWQKAALCQTAYAAAGRQSFKESILHVCSERNDAMAGEVRTRVEGALSDLHAADARYHVNCMTCFMAPRSVAAAKNTVNQNEENRSGDDAFNHVTDEMKADKSRIWNTKELVTLYDLSGGTELNQRSLLKRVKDYFSDEVVVLTSPGLCSLVVFRASASNVLSLAAQTEDEQDSAKLVTLAKDISNEIKQIEYDGSRYDIRITKQDMSVSVSQTLMELLALLSNKLDYTLPALFNWEYHNKCYHK; encoded by the coding sequence ATGACTGAAGACCGCTGCTTGTTTGAAGAAACGTTCGGCTGTCAAAGTAAAAAAGATCAAATCAGTAAAGCTGGCCCAACTAGAATTGCAACGATTATCAACTTCAGTAAGGAGTACCAAGATGGAATCCATATAGACCTGTCGGAGAGACTAAACCTAGACCCCAACCTGGTTATTCATTGTCATAGAAGTTGTGTGTCTACCTACACGTCTAAGCATCATTTGCAACGGCATAAGAAAAGGAGTGCAGATGAGTCCCCCTGCATGCCTTCGAGGAAGAAACGAAGATCGGACGCAAGTCCTTTCCGTTTTAAGGAGCACTGCATTTTTTGCGGTGAAATTTGCAATctacaaaaagacaaaaaacatcCAGATAGATGGCAAAAAGCAGCGTTATGCCAAACTGCTTATGCAGCTGCTGGGAGACAATCGTTCAAAGAATCAATCTTGCATGTATGTTCGGAGCGCAATGACGCAATGGCTGGCGAGGTCAGAACAAGGGTTGAAGGCGCGCTTAGCGACTTACATGCAGCGGATGCACGATACCATGTAAATTGCATGACATGCTTCATGGCCCCAAGATCGGTAGCAGCTGCAAAAAATACCGTGAACCAAAACGAGGAAAACCGTTCTGGAGATGATGCGTTTAATCATGTAACTGATGAGATGAAGGCCGATAAGTCACGTATATGGAATACCAAGGAACTTGTGACACTTTATGATCTATCTGGAGGAACTGAACTGAATCAGCGGTCTTTGCTGAAAAGAGTTAAAGATTACTTTTCAGACGAGGTCGTGGTTCTTACCTCCCCAGGGCTGTGCAGTTTAGTTGTGTTTAGAGCCAGTGCATCAAATGTCTTAAGCCTTGCTGCCCAAACCGAGGATGAGCAAGACAGTGCCAAGCTTGTAACGTTGGCTAAGGACATTTCCAATGAGATTAAGCAAATTGAGTACGATGGATCACGCTATGATATCAGGATCACTAAGCAGGATATGTCGGTATCAGTTAGCCAGACTCTCATGGAGCTTTTGGCACTACTGTCTAATAAACTAGATTACACCCTGCCAGCTCTTTTTAATTGGGAATATCATAACAAGTGTTATCACAAATAA